From Xenopus tropicalis strain Nigerian chromosome 3, UCB_Xtro_10.0, whole genome shotgun sequence, the proteins below share one genomic window:
- the LOC100489247 gene encoding olfactory receptor 8U9 — MEANQSLDIFFLFDGLTDDPELETALFIIILLIYIFTIVGNCGLIVMIMTSPILHTPMYFFLKHLAFIDMCYTSVVTPRTLSDLFSKKKYIFFVACAVQMYFYAAFFGAEILLLAAMAYDRYAAICRPLVYHIIIKREVCRRMIIACYAISFLQSFIHTRNIFSHSYCNNYQISHFFCDAPPVLKLSCSDTSLTQLLIFAIVGVYSSTSALLILTSYVHIFSAILRIQSAQGRQKAFTTCSSHLVSVGTLFGTMIYMYLHPNASNADQDKVVSVFYTMVIPMLNPIIYSFRNKDVRRAFEKLM; from the coding sequence ATGGAAGCCAACCAgtctttagatattttttttttgtttgatggtCTGACAGATGACCCTGAGCTGGAGACTGCCCTTTTTATCATCATCCTGCTGATATACATCTTCACCATTGTAGGGAATTGCGGCCTGATCGTGATGATAATGACCAGCCCTATTctgcacacccccatgtacttcttcctgaAACATTTAGCCTTTATAGATATGTGCTACACCTCTGTTGTCACCCCAAGAACTCTCTCAGACCTGTTCTCtaagaagaaatacattttctttgtggCTTGCGCTGTACAAATGTATTTCTATGCTGCCTTTTTTGGTGCTGAGATTCTTCTGCTCGCGGCTATGGCTTATGATCGTTATGCTGCTATATGCAGGCCCTTAGTTTACCATATCATTATTAAAAGAGAAGTATGTAGAAGAATGATTATTGCATGTTATGCCATTAGCTTCCttcagtctttcattcacacCAGGAACATATTCAGCCACAGCTACTGTAATAACTACCAGATATCGCATTTCTTCTGTGATGCACCTCCTGTCCTTAAATTGTCTTGCTCTGATACCTCTCTGACTCAGCTCCTTATATTTGCCATTGTAGGAGTGTACTCGTCTACGTCTGCGTTACTTATTCTTACATCCTACGTCCACATATTCTCTGCCATACTGAGAATCCAGTCTGCACAAGGAAGGCAGAAAGCATTCACAACTTGTTCTTCTCACTTGGTCTCCGTTGGGACTTTATTTGGAACCATGATCTATATGTACCTGCACCCAAACGCTAGCAATGCAGATCAGGATAAGGTGGTGTCTGTTTTCTATACAATGGTAATACCTATGTTGAATCCAATCATTTACAGCTTCAGGAACAAGGATGTGAGGAGAGCATTTGAGAAACTGATGTAA